ATATTTCTGAGATTAATACCAGGCTAGATCATGTTGAATTTTTTTGCAAAAATATTAGCTTGACTGTGACTTTAAGAGAAACTTTTATTAATATATGGGATATTGAGAGAATAATATCTAGGATTCAAATGAAAAGATATATTAAAAAAGATTTTTTATTTATTGAAAAAGCTCTTTCTGTATTTTTTACGGTAAAAAAGTTATTTGACAAGCATAATTTTGATTATTGGAATTTTGATAAATTTGAAGAGGATAGTATTTCTAAAGTTTATTTTTTGATAAATAGTGCAATTTCAAGTGCACCTGATGAACTTATTAAAAGAGGTTATGACTTAAAGCTTGATAACTTAAAAGATTTAAAGATTAATGCAAATAAATATATTGATCAATATCTTGAATCAGAGAGATTGCTTAGCAAGATTAATAACCTAAAGATTAGAAAAACTAATAATAGGGGGTTATTTTTTGAAGTTACAAAGAGTAATTATGCTCAAGTGCCACCACATTTTATGGAAAGCCAAGCTTTAAATTCTTCAAAAAGATATAAAACAGAAAAACTTATTTCTCTTGAGGTGGATATTAATAATGCTGAAGATAATGTGGTTGCTTTTGAACAGGAAATTTTTGATGAAATAGCATCAAATGTTGTTATGCATAATAAAGTTCTTAAAAAGGTTGCAGAATTTTTTGCATATATTGATTTAGTTGTTAACTTTGGTTATTTGGCAAAAAAAAATGAATATAAAAGGCCTGTATTGACATCTGGTAAAGAAATTCTTCTTGAAAAGTCTCGGCATCCTGTTGTTGAGCACTACACTAAAAATACTGAAATCTTTACTGAAAATTTTGTAAGAATTAATAAAGAAAAGTATTTTTGTTTAATTACTGGACCTAATATGGCAGGTAAATCAACCTATTTGCGTCAGGTGGCTTTAATTACTTTAATGGCGCATATAGGCTCTTTTGTGCCAGCTTCTAAAGCTTTAATAGGTATTACAGATAAAATTTTTTGCAGGATTGGAGCAAGTGATAACATTGCCAAAGGGGAATCCACTTTTTTAGTTGAAATGAATGAAACAGCCAACATTTTAAGGAATGCAACAGAAAAGAGTTTAATAATTATGGATGAAGTTGGAAGAGGTACTAGCACAAATGATGGGCTTGCTATTGCTTATTCTATTATAGAGTATATTTTAGAGTATATTAAAGCTAGAAGTTTGTTTGCCACACATTTTCATGAATTGTCGTCTATTAATCATCAGGCTTTTATTAATCTTTCAATGAAAATTGAAAAGCAGGGCAACGATCTTGTTTTCTTAAGAGAAGTTGAAGAAAAGCCATCTCTTAATTCTTATGGTATTTATGTTGCTCGCATAGCAGGACTTCCCTTAAGGGTAATAGATAGAGCTAATGTTATTCTAGAAAGTTTGGTGGGCCGAGAGGGCAACTCTTGTTTAGAGTTTCTTCCCCATGTTTCTTCTGATGGTAATGATAAAGAGATCTTGAAAAATGACACTGATATTCATATTAAATTAAATGAGTATTTAGAGTTAAAAAATTTTATTTCTAACATAGATATTAATAATATTACTCCTTTTCAATCAATTGAGCTGTTAAATCAAATTGTTTTAAAGGTTATTTCTCAGTCCAGTTAGTATGAGCTATTTAAATGTTTTAAAGAGTATATTTTTGCCTTTTTGTGTCTTTTGTGGAAAAAGGTATGTATCTTCTAATGCTCTTTGTGACCAATGTAAGTCACTTTTTAATTTTAACATTAAATTTGATGAGAATTTGATTTATTTTTTTGAATATAAAGAGCATTACAAATCTTTAATTTTGTCTTATAAAAGGGATGCTCAAAAGTCAATTGGTAGATTTTTGGCAAGTGGAATTGCTGAATGTTTAAATAATATTGATTTTGATCAAATAGTAACTGTTCCTTGTAGTTTTAAAAGAAAATTATTTTATGGTTTTGATCATATGGAATACATTGGTATTTTGTTAAGCCGTTTTGGTTTTAATTATATAAATATTTTTTCAAGAAAGTATGGAAAAAGCCAGAAGTTAATGAAAGGGAATCTTAGATTTAAAAATCTTGAAAATAAGATTAAATTAAGATCAAAATATAAAAATTTTCAGTTTAAAAAGATTGTTTTACTTGATGATATTGTTACCACAGGAGCATCTATGTGCATTTGTGAAGATCTTATTATGCAATTGGGAGCTTATAAGGTGATAAAGCTTTCTTTGGCCAAATCTTATAATTTGGTTTAATGTTGACATTATTTTTGCTAAGTGTTAACCTTGACTTAAGGTTTAGTTTATGTATTTAATAAGGTTCTTTAAAAGAACCTTATTATTTTTAGGAATACAGTTGATTAAGTATTTTGACAAAAATAATGAAGTTTTTAATTTGATAAAAGATTTAACAGGGCGGTTAAATGTTGAGATATTAGAAATTAATATCTTTAGAAATAAAAATAATGGAAAAATTCAAATAGTTCTTTATAGTAAAAATTTTTCCTTAGATATTGATTTTTTGACTGATTTGCATAAAATGATTTTATTAATTTTAGAAGCAAATCTTAAATATGGTTTTACTTTAGAGCTTTCTACTCCAGGAATAGATAGAAAAATAAAAAGTGACAGAGAGTTTAAAATTTTTGAAGGTAAAAAGATTAAGTTGATGTTGGATAATGAATTTGAAGAGGGTTTTATATTAGAGTCAAAGCCAAAAAGTTTTATTTTTAAAACAGATAGCAAAGAAGTAAATGTTTTTTATAGTGATGTTAAAAAGGCTAGATTAGTTTAAGGAGGAAGTTTGGATGATAAAGGGCACGGGGCATATGATTGTAAATATTGCAAATGATCGTGGCATGAGTATAGATTCTATTAGAAAAACAATTAAAGAATCAGTATTAATAGCTTATAAGAAGTATTTTGGAAGCAATGAGAATGCTTTTATTAAGTTTGATGATGATACGGGAGATTTGTCTGTTTATGCAAAAAAGAAAATTGTAAAAGAGGTAAAAGATTCTTTGCTTGAAATATTAGAAAAAGATATCTCAAAGGAAAATATTGTAGAAGGTGATTATGCTTACATTGAAATTAATCCCAAAGTTTTTGATAGGCTTTCTATTCAGGTTGCAAAACAAAGAACCAAAAATGACCTGCAAGGAATTGAGGATAATGAGATTTTATCAGAATTTAAAAGCAAGTTGAATAAGGTTGTTATTGGGTACGTTCAACAAAATAGAAATGGTGATCTTTATGTTAATCTTGGTAATACGGATGGTATAATTCCCAAGAAATATCAATCGCCAAGAGAAGTTTATAACCTTAATGATAAGATTAGAGTTTTAGTTTATAATGTCAAAAAGGGTAAAAATGGTATTGAAGTTATTCTTTCTAGGACCCATCCAAAGTTTATTGAAGAGCTTTTAGCGCTTGAAATTCCAGAAATTGAAGAAGGTATTATTAAGATTCATAAAATAGTTCGCGATCCTGGTTACAGAATCAAAGTCGCTGTTTATTCTGAAAAAGAAGAGATTGATCCTGTTGGTCCTTGTATAGGACAAAAAGGAGTCAGAATTCAATCTATAATTAAGGAACTTGAAGGAGAAAAAATTGATATTATTCCCTATAGTAAAGATATTAAAGAATTTATAAAGGATTCTTTGACTCCTTCAAAGATAGAACATGTTTATATTCTTGACGAGGATTTACATAAAGCTTTAGTGGTTGTTAGTGATGACCAGCTTTCTCTTGCTATAGGTAAAATGGGTCAAAATGTTAGACTTGCTAATAGACTTCTTGACTGGGCTATTGATGTTAAAACTAGCAGTCAATTTGCAGAAATGAAGGCTAATTCGGAGTTTAAGCAAGAAACACTCGAAATGTTTGATAAAGTTATGCAAGATGTTGTTGAGGAGGAGCAATTTGAAGAGATTAGTAAAATAAGTGATCTTAAATTGCTTGATCCTTCTGTGATTTCTAATTTATCAAAAGAGGGGTTTGATGATATTAACAATTTTTTACAAGCAGATGAGGGAGTGCTTTTTAATCTTGGTGTAAGTTATGAAAAACAAGAAGAAATTAACAAAATATTAAAAGAGGGGATGATAATAATTGCTAATGACAATGATGAGTCTATGGAAAAGGTAGAAGAAGATGAAGAGCTTCTTTGTCCTGAATGCGGTGTTGTTATTAATGAAAATATGACCTCCTGTCCGGGTTGTAAAATAGGGCTTAGTTTTGAGTTTGAGGAGGAGTAGGTTTGTCGAAAAATATTGATGATATTAAAAATGAAGATGGCAAAAAAGTTAAGATTATTAAGTTGAAAAAGAAGGTAGTAAAAATTGTAACATATAATGATTTAAGCGTTAAAAATGATTCAAATAGCTTTGTTGATTTGCATAATAACAGCAATAAGGCTGAATATTCGCAAAGTAGAGACAATAGAACTGGCGGGTATTCACAAAATAGGGACAATAGAGCTGGTGGATATTCACAAAATAGGGACAATAGAGCTGGTGGATATTCCCAAAACAGAGACAACAGAACTGGTGGGTATTCACAAAACAGAGACAACAGAACTGGTGGGTATTCACAAAACAGAGACAACAGAACTGGTGGGTATTCACAAAATAGGGATAATAGAGGTGGATATTCACAAGGCAGAGACAACAGAACTGGTGGATATTCACAAAGCAGGGACAATAGAACTGGTGGATATTCACAAAACAGGGACAATAGAACTGGTGGATATTCACAAAACAGAGACAATAGAACTGGTGGATATTCACAAAACAGAGATAACAGAACTGGTGGATATTCACAAAACAGAGACAGCTTATCCTTTCAATATCAAGGTTCAGTAAAGAAAACATATGTTGCCAAAAATAATTCTCAAAATAAATATACTACTACTTCTATGTCTTTTAGAAGACTTATAAAAACTAAAGTTCCCGCTATTGTTAGCAGCACACCTGCAGCGGATTCTGAGAATAGTAAAGAGTTAAATCGTAAGCTTGGCGAGAAAAAAAAACAGCAACAAGAGAGTCAAAAAAGCTATAAGAGAAAAAAAGCAGAAACTGAGAGCAAAACAATTGAACAAAAAGTTTTTGAACAACTTCAGAAAAAGAAGAGAGAAAATTTAGCCAACCCTATTCCAAAGTCAATTGACATTATGGGTAGCATTACTGTTTCTGATCTTGCAAGAAAGATGAATTTAAAATCTTCTGATTTGATTGCTAAATTAATGGCTTTGGGCGTAATGGTTACTATTAATGAAAAGATAGATTCTGATACTGCAACTATTTTAGTTGAAGAATATGGTTCAAAAGTTAATGTTGTCTCTATTTATGATGAAACGGTTATAGAAGAAGAAGTGGAAGATCAAAGCAAAAGAGTTGAAAAGCCTCCTGTTATTACAATAATGGGTCATGTTGATCATGGCAAAACCAAACTACTTTCTGTGCTTCAAAATATAGATATAAATCAAACAGAGTCCGGTGGTATTACTCAGCATATTGGAGCTTATACTATTGTTTATAATGATCGAGAAATAACATTTTTAGATACTCCTGGTCATGAAGCTTTTACTATGATGAGAAGTCGTGGGGCTCAAGTTACAGATATTGTTGTTCTTGTTGTGTCAGCAATTGATGGTGTTATGCCCCAAACCATTGAGGCTATCAATCATGCAAAAGAGGCAAATGTTCCAATTATTGTTGCTATAAATAAGATTGATTTACCAGATTCAAATCCCGATAAGATTAAACACCAGCTTTCAGAATACGGTTTAGTATCTGAGGATTGGGGGGGAGATACTATTTTTGTGATGATTTCTGCTCTTAAAAATATAGGAATTTCTGAACTACTTGATATGATTCTTTTACAGTCAGATATGATGTTGTTAAAGGCAAATCCATCCAAAAGAGCTATTGGAAAAGTGCTTGATGCCAAGATTGATTTGGGGCGCGGAATAGTTTGTTCTGTTATTATTGAGGATGGAACGCTTTATGTGGGAGATTCTTTTGTGGGTGGAGCGTGCTATGGTAAAGTTAAGGCATTAATTAGCGAAAAGGGTGTTTCTGTTAAGAGCGTTGGACCCGCTAAAGCCATTAGTGTTTTAGGATTTTCTTCAATGCCTCAAGCCGGGGATCCTTTTCAAGTAACTAAAACTGAAAAAGAAGCAAAATTGATCAGTTCTAAAAGACAAGATCTTAAAAAATATGAATCTTCCAAAAATGTAAAGAAAGTTACTATGTTGAATCTTTATGATTCAATTAAAGAAGGAGCGCTTAAAGAGCTTAAAATAATTTTAAAAGCAGATGTTCAAGGCTCAGTGGAAGCTTTAAAGAATTCTCTTGAAAAATTAACAAACGATGAGGTTCGAGTAAGAGTTGTGCATTCATCAGCAGGGGTAATAACCGAAACAGATATTAGCTTTGCTTCAGCAAGCGATGCTATTGTTATTGGATTTCATGTAAGGCCTACTGCAAAAGCTCAGGTACTAGCAGATCAGGAAAAAGTTGAGATTAGAAAGTACAATGTTATTTATGATGCTATAAATGATGTTAGGTCAGTTCTTGAAGGAATGCTTGAGCCAGATGTTGAGCAGCAGTTTATTGGCTTTGCTGAAGTGAGAGCTGTAATAAATGTTCCTAAAATAGGGGTAATAGCCGGTTGTTATGTTTCTCGGGGGCTAATAAAGCGAGATGCGATTACTAATGTAATGAGAGATGGTTTACAGATTCATTCCGGCAAAATTTCATCTTTAAAGCGATTTAAAGATGATGTTAAAGAAGTTGCTGAGCAATATGAGTGTGGTATTATGATTGATAATTATGCTAATATTAAAGAAGGAGATATAATTGAAGCATTTGAGGTAAAAAAGGTTAAAAAATCTTTTAAAACTTAGTATTGTTTTATTTATATGTGTTTATGTATAAGAATATTAAAAAGTTTAAACTTGAAAGTTTTATTGCTCAAGAAATCGGCAATTTAATAGTAAGTGGGGGGATTAAAGATCCCAGAATTCATTCATTTTTAACCGTGGTTAAAGTAGAATTTTCAAAAGATTTAATAAATGCTAAAGTGTTTATGGGCTCTATTAAGGAAGGTGCTTCTTTGGACAATGCAGTTAAAGCTTTAAATAATGCTAAGGGATTTATTCAAAGTCAAATTATTAAGCGAATTAAAGTTAGAAGCACTCCCAAATTATTATTTGTTAAGGATGATTCTCTTTCCAAATCATTTTATGTTAATAAGTTAATTGAAGGATTAAATACTACAAGAGAGAATTAAATTTGGAAAATGGATTCCTTTTAATTAATAAAGAACAAGGTAAAACTTCTTTTGAAACTCTTTTCCCTATAAAAAAATATTTTAATACAAATCGTGTTGGGCATGCTGGCACACTTGATAAATTTGCAAGTGGAATTTTGGTTTGTCTTGTGGGAAAATACACAAAGCTTTCAGGTTATTTTACTTCTTTAGATAAAGAGTATGTAGCAGAATTCAGATTTGGATTAGAAACAGATACCCTTGATCCGAATGGAAGAATAGTTAGTAAAACAGATTATATTCCTAATGTAGAGGATATAGATTTAAAGCTTAAAGATTTTGTAGGAGAGATTTATCAAAGTCCTCCTAGATTTTCTTCTGTTCATATTGATGGCAGCAGAGCCTATAAACTTGCTTTGAATGGAAAGTTTTTTGAAATTAAAAAACGAAAAGTCACTGTTTATAATATTCAAAGATTAAGTTATGATTTTAGTTCTTCTTTGCTTAGTTTGAAAATTAGCTGTTCAAAAGGTACTTATATTAGGAGTATTGCAAGAGATTTGGCATATTCTCTAAATTCTTGCGCGTATGTTAGTAATTTAAAAAGGACTAAAGTAGGTATGTTTAGATTAAAAGATTCCACATTGTGTGAAAATTTGAGTAAAGCTTCCTTAATTAGTCTAGAATCTTTAAAAAGTTTTGAAAAGGTTTACATTGATTCTAATAAGATAAATCTTGTTAAAAATGGTGTTTATTTTGAAATTGAAATCAATATTAATGAATTTAAAATTTTAAAATCCAGAGAAGAGAAAATATTAGCAGTAATTCAAGGAGTGGGTTTGAATAAATATAAATATGTCATTATATTTTAATTATAAATATATTATGACATTTTAATTTTATATTTGTTTTTTTAAACAATTTAATAATTTATTATTAAAAATAACCCGAAAAGGATAAATTGCTTTTGTTATTTTTAAGAAAAAATATTATAATCTATCGTAGTAGTTATTTTAAATTATGGCAAGAGGTTTGTTAGAGCTTTGCTATAATGGTATAGGAGTTGCTTTATGATAGATAAAAAGCAAAAGCAAAAAATAGTTTCTGAATTTGGAAAAAATGAAAGTGATACTGGTTCTGTTGGGGTTCAGATTGCACTTATTACAGGTAGAATAAAGTATTTAACTGAACATTTAAAGATAAATAAAAAAGATCATAGTTCAAAAAGAGGCTTGTTAAAGTTAGTAGGGCAAAGGCGAAGTTTATTGCGGTATTACCAGAAAAAAGATTTAGAAGCTTATAGGATGTTGATATCTAAACTTGGTCTTAGAAAATAAAAAGAGGTTGAATTTTGAGGAAAATATTAAAGTTGAAAATAGGCAGAGACGAGTTAGTGTTTGAGACCGGATTTATGGCTAAACAGGCTAATGGATCGGTTCTTGCAACTTATGGTGGATCTTCGGTTCTTGCAACTGTTTGTTGCTCGAGTAACGTGAGAGAAGATTTAGATTTTGTTCCGCTTTCTGTTGAATATAATGAGAAATATTATGCAGCCGGTAAAATTCCGGGAGGATTTATCAAAAGAGAAGGAAAGCCAAAGGATAAAGAAATACTTGTTTCCAGACTAATAGACAGGCCGATGAGACCTCTTTTTGATAAAAGATTTGGTCGAGAAATTCAAGTAATTCCTACAACTTTAGCTACAGATCAGCTTAATCCTCCTGATATTGTTGGAATGAATGCTGCTTTTACGGCAGTTTTTTTGTCAGATATTCCGTTTAATGGTCCAATTGCAGCTGTTAGAATGGTTTATTTGAATGGTAAGTTTATAGTAAACCCTTCGTTTGAAGAGATTCATGATTCTGATCTTGATATTGTTGTTGCCGGAAGTTTAAATGGAATTACTATGGTAGAAGGTGGTGCTAATGAGGTTGGTGAGGATATTTTGCTCTCAGCAATAGATGGTGCTCATGAATATATTAAGCAAATTTGTAATGCTCAAAAAGAATTTTTAGATATTGTAGGCAAGAAGGAAAAACTTCCTTTAGCTTTTGAAGAAAAAATATTTGAATTTAAAGATGAGCTTAGGGATTTTGTTTATGCTGATCTTAAAGAAGCTTGTTTTGTTAAGGGAAAGCTTAATAGAGATAAAGCCATAACTTTGCTGCGAAATAAATCTTATGAGTACTTTTCTTCTCTTGAGAAATTGACTGATAGCAATGAATCTCTTTTTCATAAGGCTTTTGATGATTTTGAGAAGGAGATTGTTAGAAGCTCTATTCTTAACGATAATATTAGAACAGATGGCAGAACTCCTAATGAGATAAGAGATATTATCTCAGAAGTTGATATTTTAAGTAGAACGCATGGATCTGCGCTTTTTACAAGGGGAGAGACGCAAGCTTTAGCGGTAACTACTCTTGGTACAAGCATTGATGAACAAATAATGGATGATATTGATGGCGATAAACGCCTTAATTTTATGCTCCACTACAATTTTCCCCCATTTTCAGTTGGTGAGACCGGTAGACTAATGACTGGCAGGCGCGAGATTGGCCATGGTCATTTAGCTCAAAGAGCTTTAGAATCAATGGTTCCTGGAAAAAATGATTTTCCTTATACCATTAGGGTAGTTTCTGAGGTTTTAGAGTCTAACGGATCTTCTTCAATGGCTACTGTTTGTGCTGGGAGCATGTCTTTAATGTCAGCAGGGGTTCCTGTTAAAGGGCAGGTTGCGGGGATAGCCATGGGGCTTATTAGCGAAGGGGATAAATATGTAGTTTTAAGTGATATTCTTGGAGAAGAAGATCATCTAGGTGATATGGACTTTAAAGTGGCCGGTACAAAAAATGGAATTACTGGATTTCAAATGGATATTAAGATTGAAAATGTTACTAAAGATTTAATGAGAGATGCTCTTGAGCAAGCAAGAATAGGTAGAATACATATATTATCTATTATGAATACTGTAATTTCTAATTCAAGAGTTGGTATATCTAAGTATGCTCCTAAAATTGTTCAACTTCAAATTGACATTGACAAGATATCTCTTGTGATAGGATCTACTGGAAAAACTGTTAAGGCTATAACAGATGAATTTGAAGTTAAGGTTCAAATTGAGCAGAATGGAAAAATCATTCTTTTCGGGGATGATGATTTTAAGATGCAAAAAGCTAAAGAAAGAATAGAGAGTATTGTAAGAGAGCCAAAGGTAGGCGAAATTTATGAAGGAACTGTCAAAAAGATTAATAGCTTTGGGGCTTTTATTGAACTTACTCCTGCAAAGGAAGGATTTTTAAGTACTCGTTTGAAACCCAGAGACAGTAAGTATGGTTCTGGAAGATTTGGGAATAGTAATAGATATTCTAGATTTGGTGGCGGTGGAGAGAATATAAGAGGTAATGCGGGGTTAGTTCGACCCCCAAAATTAGAAGAAGGTCAGCGAATTAAGGTCAAAATAATTGATATAGACAAGTTTGGAAAAATTGATCTTGAAATTGTTAGAGATAAAGATTATTAAAATAATATGAAATTTGTTTTGAATAATTTATTTAAAGGTTGTCTTATATGTTTTTTCTTGTTTTTTTCCTGCCTTACTACAGATAGATCTATTCAAGATTCTCATATTAGTGATATTGTAGAGAAGAAAAAAGAAGCAGTCATTATTGATGATAATAATGTTGTTCTTGGGAGTAATGAGGGTAAATTTAAAAGAGACTATTTGATAGGATTAAAAGATAATGAATCTTTTTTTCTTAGTGATGCTTTTTTAAAAGAAAATAATTTTTATTTTAAAAAAGCCAGGGAAAGT
The window above is part of the Borreliella burgdorferi B31 genome. Proteins encoded here:
- the rpsO gene encoding 30S ribosomal protein S15 codes for the protein MIDKKQKQKIVSEFGKNESDTGSVGVQIALITGRIKYLTEHLKINKKDHSSKRGLLKLVGQRRSLLRYYQKKDLEAYRMLISKLGLRK
- the pnp gene encoding polyribonucleotide nucleotidyltransferase — its product is MRKILKLKIGRDELVFETGFMAKQANGSVLATYGGSSVLATVCCSSNVREDLDFVPLSVEYNEKYYAAGKIPGGFIKREGKPKDKEILVSRLIDRPMRPLFDKRFGREIQVIPTTLATDQLNPPDIVGMNAAFTAVFLSDIPFNGPIAAVRMVYLNGKFIVNPSFEEIHDSDLDIVVAGSLNGITMVEGGANEVGEDILLSAIDGAHEYIKQICNAQKEFLDIVGKKEKLPLAFEEKIFEFKDELRDFVYADLKEACFVKGKLNRDKAITLLRNKSYEYFSSLEKLTDSNESLFHKAFDDFEKEIVRSSILNDNIRTDGRTPNEIRDIISEVDILSRTHGSALFTRGETQALAVTTLGTSIDEQIMDDIDGDKRLNFMLHYNFPPFSVGETGRLMTGRREIGHGHLAQRALESMVPGKNDFPYTIRVVSEVLESNGSSSMATVCAGSMSLMSAGVPVKGQVAGIAMGLISEGDKYVVLSDILGEEDHLGDMDFKVAGTKNGITGFQMDIKIENVTKDLMRDALEQARIGRIHILSIMNTVISNSRVGISKYAPKIVQLQIDIDKISLVIGSTGKTVKAITDEFEVKVQIEQNGKIILFGDDDFKMQKAKERIESIVREPKVGEIYEGTVKKINSFGAFIELTPAKEGFLSTRLKPRDSKYGSGRFGNSNRYSRFGGGGENIRGNAGLVRPPKLEEGQRIKVKIIDIDKFGKIDLEIVRDKDY
- the infB gene encoding translation initiation factor IF-2 — its product is MSKNIDDIKNEDGKKVKIIKLKKKVVKIVTYNDLSVKNDSNSFVDLHNNSNKAEYSQSRDNRTGGYSQNRDNRAGGYSQNRDNRAGGYSQNRDNRTGGYSQNRDNRTGGYSQNRDNRTGGYSQNRDNRGGYSQGRDNRTGGYSQSRDNRTGGYSQNRDNRTGGYSQNRDNRTGGYSQNRDNRTGGYSQNRDSLSFQYQGSVKKTYVAKNNSQNKYTTTSMSFRRLIKTKVPAIVSSTPAADSENSKELNRKLGEKKKQQQESQKSYKRKKAETESKTIEQKVFEQLQKKKRENLANPIPKSIDIMGSITVSDLARKMNLKSSDLIAKLMALGVMVTINEKIDSDTATILVEEYGSKVNVVSIYDETVIEEEVEDQSKRVEKPPVITIMGHVDHGKTKLLSVLQNIDINQTESGGITQHIGAYTIVYNDREITFLDTPGHEAFTMMRSRGAQVTDIVVLVVSAIDGVMPQTIEAINHAKEANVPIIVAINKIDLPDSNPDKIKHQLSEYGLVSEDWGGDTIFVMISALKNIGISELLDMILLQSDMMLLKANPSKRAIGKVLDAKIDLGRGIVCSVIIEDGTLYVGDSFVGGACYGKVKALISEKGVSVKSVGPAKAISVLGFSSMPQAGDPFQVTKTEKEAKLISSKRQDLKKYESSKNVKKVTMLNLYDSIKEGALKELKIILKADVQGSVEALKNSLEKLTNDEVRVRVVHSSAGVITETDISFASASDAIVIGFHVRPTAKAQVLADQEKVEIRKYNVIYDAINDVRSVLEGMLEPDVEQQFIGFAEVRAVINVPKIGVIAGCYVSRGLIKRDAITNVMRDGLQIHSGKISSLKRFKDDVKEVAEQYECGIMIDNYANIKEGDIIEAFEVKKVKKSFKT
- the nusA gene encoding transcription termination factor NusA; the encoded protein is MIKGTGHMIVNIANDRGMSIDSIRKTIKESVLIAYKKYFGSNENAFIKFDDDTGDLSVYAKKKIVKEVKDSLLEILEKDISKENIVEGDYAYIEINPKVFDRLSIQVAKQRTKNDLQGIEDNEILSEFKSKLNKVVIGYVQQNRNGDLYVNLGNTDGIIPKKYQSPREVYNLNDKIRVLVYNVKKGKNGIEVILSRTHPKFIEELLALEIPEIEEGIIKIHKIVRDPGYRIKVAVYSEKEEIDPVGPCIGQKGVRIQSIIKELEGEKIDIIPYSKDIKEFIKDSLTPSKIEHVYILDEDLHKALVVVSDDQLSLAIGKMGQNVRLANRLLDWAIDVKTSSQFAEMKANSEFKQETLEMFDKVMQDVVEEEQFEEISKISDLKLLDPSVISNLSKEGFDDINNFLQADEGVLFNLGVSYEKQEEINKILKEGMIIIANDNDESMEKVEEDEELLCPECGVVINENMTSCPGCKIGLSFEFEEE
- the rbfA gene encoding 30S ribosome-binding factor RbfA produces the protein MYKNIKKFKLESFIAQEIGNLIVSGGIKDPRIHSFLTVVKVEFSKDLINAKVFMGSIKEGASLDNAVKALNNAKGFIQSQIIKRIKVRSTPKLLFVKDDSLSKSFYVNKLIEGLNTTREN
- the mutS gene encoding DNA mismatch repair protein MutS; the protein is MEKNVTPMIRQYLDIKKKYKDAVLFFRVGSFYEMFFDDAIEVSKLLNLTLTKRENVPMCGVPYHTSKEYIRKLILFDKKVAICEQASNSTSGGPLEREVVEVITPGVIIDEDFLNDDINNYLVAISDYKDYYSFSYIDLSTSSLGIMFYENGFFEKLKRDLEKYSPKEIIVSENFYYEYSEKLNLSRFLINRVPTWHLDKDIAIKTIKEHFNILGLSSLGFDEEKPYYISIFLIINHIKNNLKNLLSNIDKIDINNDSSYMFLDDVTQVNLELVKNNNDFSSQYSLYSVLNDCKTAMGKRLLREFILNPILNISEINTRLDHVEFFCKNISLTVTLRETFINIWDIERIISRIQMKRYIKKDFLFIEKALSVFFTVKKLFDKHNFDYWNFDKFEEDSISKVYFLINSAISSAPDELIKRGYDLKLDNLKDLKINANKYIDQYLESERLLSKINNLKIRKTNNRGLFFEVTKSNYAQVPPHFMESQALNSSKRYKTEKLISLEVDINNAEDNVVAFEQEIFDEIASNVVMHNKVLKKVAEFFAYIDLVVNFGYLAKKNEYKRPVLTSGKEILLEKSRHPVVEHYTKNTEIFTENFVRINKEKYFCLITGPNMAGKSTYLRQVALITLMAHIGSFVPASKALIGITDKIFCRIGASDNIAKGESTFLVEMNETANILRNATEKSLIIMDEVGRGTSTNDGLAIAYSIIEYILEYIKARSLFATHFHELSSINHQAFINLSMKIEKQGNDLVFLREVEEKPSLNSYGIYVARIAGLPLRVIDRANVILESLVGREGNSCLEFLPHVSSDGNDKEILKNDTDIHIKLNEYLELKNFISNIDINNITPFQSIELLNQIVLKVISQSS
- a CDS encoding ComF family protein — protein: MSYLNVLKSIFLPFCVFCGKRYVSSNALCDQCKSLFNFNIKFDENLIYFFEYKEHYKSLILSYKRDAQKSIGRFLASGIAECLNNIDFDQIVTVPCSFKRKLFYGFDHMEYIGILLSRFGFNYINIFSRKYGKSQKLMKGNLRFKNLENKIKLRSKYKNFQFKKIVLLDDIVTTGASMCICEDLIMQLGAYKVIKLSLAKSYNLV
- the truB gene encoding tRNA pseudouridine(55) synthase TruB yields the protein MENGFLLINKEQGKTSFETLFPIKKYFNTNRVGHAGTLDKFASGILVCLVGKYTKLSGYFTSLDKEYVAEFRFGLETDTLDPNGRIVSKTDYIPNVEDIDLKLKDFVGEIYQSPPRFSSVHIDGSRAYKLALNGKFFEIKKRKVTVYNIQRLSYDFSSSLLSLKISCSKGTYIRSIARDLAYSLNSCAYVSNLKRTKVGMFRLKDSTLCENLSKASLISLESLKSFEKVYIDSNKINLVKNGVYFEIEININEFKILKSREEKILAVIQGVGLNKYKYVIIF
- the rimP gene encoding ribosome maturation factor RimP, translating into MIKYFDKNNEVFNLIKDLTGRLNVEILEINIFRNKNNGKIQIVLYSKNFSLDIDFLTDLHKMILLILEANLKYGFTLELSTPGIDRKIKSDREFKIFEGKKIKLMLDNEFEEGFILESKPKSFIFKTDSKEVNVFYSDVKKARLV